The Sphingopyxis sp. BE259 nucleotide sequence CCGCGGGTCAAGAAGGGGTTGCCGCGCCCCGTTGCCCCGACCGAGGCATTGGCGCTGGCGCAGGAGATTGAGGACAATGCCCGCGAGGGCTGGACCGGCGCGCGCGATTTCGCGCTGCTGTTGCTGCTCTATGGCGCGGGGCTGCGGATCGGCGAGGCGCTGTCGCTGACCGGTGCCGCTCTGCCGCTGGGCGAGACGCTGCGGGTCACCGGCAAGCGCAGCAAGACGCGAGTCGTGCCGGTCTTGCCCGCCGTCGCGAGCGCCGTGGCGCGCTATGTCGATGCCTGTCCGTGGCCGATCGCCAAGGACGCGCCGCTATTCCTCGGCGCGCGCGGCGGGCCGCTCCAGCCCGGCGTGGTGCGCGCCAGCGTGCGGTCTGCGCGGCGCGCGCTGGGGCTGTCCGAACGCACGACGCCCCACGCGCTGCGGCACAGTTTCGCGACGCATCTGCTGGCGGGCGGCGCCGATTTGCGCAGTTTGCAGGAGCTGCTGGGCCACGCGAGCCTCGCCTCGACGCAGGTCTACACGGCGGTCGATGCCGCGCATCTGCTCGACATCTATCGCAGCGCCCACCCGCGGGCTTAAGGGGGACTTTCTCTCTCCGTTCGTCTCGAGCGAAGTCGCGAGACGTTGCGTTTCTGCGTGCCTTCGGGTGTCTCGACTTCGCTCGACACGAGCGGGGTCAGGGCCGTCCTATTCCTCGCTGAGGTTCGTCGGTTTCCAAGTGATAACCCGGTAAAAATAGAGCAGCACCAGCGACCCGATCGCGAAGATCGCCGCCGGACCGACAAACGC carries:
- a CDS encoding tyrosine recombinase XerC, with amino-acid sequence MAQDLIRDWDAHLAHEKRRSEHTRRAYIATADRFCAFLAQHRGGAVDHSMLAKLTPNDLRAYLADRRAEGLGNASAARELSALRGFLRFVGGSNTSIPPLRGPRVKKGLPRPVAPTEALALAQEIEDNAREGWTGARDFALLLLLYGAGLRIGEALSLTGAALPLGETLRVTGKRSKTRVVPVLPAVASAVARYVDACPWPIAKDAPLFLGARGGPLQPGVVRASVRSARRALGLSERTTPHALRHSFATHLLAGGADLRSLQELLGHASLASTQVYTAVDAAHLLDIYRSAHPRA